The DNA sequence GTGCAGTTACTTTTTATGACAGTTGGGCCATAAATAGGAACTGGGATGAGTTCCCTACTGGAGATGGTCTAAGGTGATCatcaaagaagcaagaaagagaaagtCTAAGCTTGAAATGCAGAAGTCTAATAAGCAAATTCAAACCATATCAAGCTTAGGTTAAAGGTAACCCATTTCCTTTTACATGCAACATactttcttctcttcatcttcaattctctgCCACTCCGTTTTGAGCTATATGGAAAAGAGGATTTCTGTTCATCTCCGCTGTGTATCTACGGTCACAAGTGattcttggggaccaagtagtTTTTCAAGGGTTCAGATTCGGTTTACCATTGGAAGACGTTTGTGGTTGCTGTTTTATGGCTTTCGATCAAGATGGAGAAGTCAGAAGCAAATGTTctactctgaagaaaaataagaaaaagtgagacagtgggttggtgaagctcaaggttCTAGGAGTTGACCTAGGAAGAAGAACtcagcaacatgcaaggagataaaagaagaCTTTCTGCTCATTCAGAAgtaaggagagaaaaccagagtttGGTGAGTTGTGTTTTGAAGAAGTTCCTCTGCTTGGATAATGCATTCTTTAAAAGAAGCATTCGGCCAATACTGAAGAACTTAATATGAGGTTTGCAAATCTGGTttatcacatagcaaagaggctgctgatgaagtcaatctccttcatgttttacagattgtgatgtacttttcaatgtttatctttctgtaatttcttaagagaaaaggcattgtgagagAGCTCAAGtaaagccatgagtggaaaaaggctaagtgatacacttgagagaaaaatctagagttattttctgatttctttaggtatgtctatgtcttgtatcttgtacttGTAAGGTATCcgtttcttagttgggttagcactaagagtgaagagttaggtattagcatagccaatgtcaagttaggttagaacttgactgtgaaaggattgtgtcaatccggtgaaattggtgtatgtaatacttttaactatagtggaGATTCCTCCATtattgtggaggagactggacgtaggtcgcatagcacaaggcaaccgaaccaggatacatgctggtgttagcttttctctttTTTGCTGTAGtttgttttctgatattcatgagataAAAATAAACTGTCTCATAAATTTTTGTTGCTGAGTACAAATAGAATCAGAATTGaaagtttgttttaaaaaggtCAAAACAGCAActaaaaggaaagcataaatTCAActccccttctctaagcctatcACAACCTTCAAGGTTTACTTCCTTCAATTAAACCTTAACTAACATTTGAATGGAATTCAACAATGCGAGCAGCTTCAAGCCAAAACTCCTACTGCTGAAAATTATCTTAGTATAAGAGTTTGGTTCCCTCAGTGGCTCCAAAACTTTTGCAGCTTCCTCTACATCAATGAAGGCTCTATGATCATCAGATATGTCAAAAACGGTTTCACCCCCATCAGTTTCCTTCACTCTCGAACCTCTTTTCAAAACCTCCGACATGAAGTTGTAAGGTTAAAAGTGGGCGATGTTGGTATGGCTTTGCACACAATAAACAACAAAAGTAGCTCATTCCAAAAATCATGAACAAAGTAATGATATCCAAAGAAAAAATATCATTATGTAATACTTTTTcctcataaaaaaaatcaagaattTACATAAACCTAATCAACAATGAAATTTAGATTCTTCCAAAGAACCATCAAACATAAATATGAAAAGAGCCATAGTTGATGAGAACTAATCATTGAATTAAACTTATCCATTATTCATGATGCTCCCTAATATGACGTGATAAATACTCCACTATTCTATCTAATTGTGTCAATCTAAAGACAACCTACATTAAAAATCAGAAACCAAGAGGCATCTTATCAAAAGCGTTGATATTGTAGATCAGAATTAACACTAAGTTCAGAATCAGAAGAAAATAATGAACAATAAaaacatgaaaaagaaaaattactgAATAGTAATTATGAAAATACCTTATATATAATATGTTCAAGATAGTGGTGATACTAACATTTACATCACTATTAggaaataaatcaaaatttaactCCAACACCTCGATGCTTGATATTGTAAAAAAATTCTTcaaacaaatactaaaattgAAAAGCAATAAAATTAGGCTATTCCTCAAAGAGATTAGAATTTAAAACCATCAAGTTTGACATTTTGTCTTTCTATAATCAACTAATGAAATTACTAATATCATATAAAGGTTCAAATGAATTTgggaaaaaaacgaaaaaaacaACAGAATATAAAAATTGTACTCAATAGGATAATACTATTTTCACGATAAACTTTAATTATGAATAAAaagatatatacatataatatttcaGATACAACGacaaaggagaaaaaaaatgtCATGTGAAGTTGTTTTCCCTTCTCATAGCATGATatgacattttatcaaatagTTTGAACGCAGAACTCaaattaaaaacttaataaTATAAATGTATAGCCTTTGAAGAAATAGACAACGAAATCATGACTATGAACTATTTAGAGGtagttatataaaataatatgatgataacaaaaattaacataaacagaaaaagaacaaacaaaagataataaGAAAAAACTCACTAAATATTTCAAACTTAAGAACCATTCTAATAATGTAGAATAAATCAGAACACATATATGAACCAACATAATAAAAGTGTAGCATAGAGTAGACATATCAATGGGAAAaatggagaaagagaaaattgCAGTGTCTTTACGAAACTCACCAGATCATACCTAAATTCAAAATTATACTGAATTTCATTTACATCACCAGAAAACACCTTAGAGCATAGTTCAAACtgttaaaaaaattcataacaAGATGATTGAGTCAAAGATAGAACCAATGACTTCAGAGAAAAAGagtaaaaatgaaataaaataaaacaaagtaTACTTTCAGGAGAAGACTCATGAACATTCCAAAAGAATAGGCTCTAATCATATCAATGCCTCCATCTTTCACCTTATGAATCAGATCTTCCCACATTTGCACATAACCCCATTAACcacaaaaaggaaaacaaacatCAACAAACTGGGAATTTGgtaaagattttatttttatgtcttttcttttgttaacaAGATCAGAATGAGATAAAAGAAGAAGAGTTCATTACATCAGGGATATTTCTGGGATAATTTGTGAAGCCAGAGAAACTACCATCACCGTGGTTTGCTGCCGAATCCCATAATCATCACCATCGATCATCTCAGTGGTCTCATAACAACACCATAACACCATTCTTAGCGTCATCCCAAGCCTGGATGGTGGGTGGAAGAGACCCGCCTCCACGGGTTATAAATTAAAAGAGGGGAGGGGGAGGGAATGCATATGCTATATTTGtctaagaatttaaaatttgaaaaataggTAAACTTATCTGTGTTCTACTTCCATTTTAATGGGTAAAGGGTAAAGATCTTCTGATTCAGAGAACGACCAATCGGGTGAAACTTCTCTGCACGCTACTTCCAGCTTCTCATTCTTGAGGCAAAAAAAAGGGGATATAgcattaaaatttgaataaacAGAAAGATTAATGAAACTGATATAAGGTGAAAAAGATTAGAAAACAGGTGAAAAGCCGAAAAGATGCTTAGATGAaatgaagaattgaagaagtGAAAAGAGagtaaatttgaaatttgaatttagcATGGTGTATGTATGAATGCCTGCATGATAGAAAGAGCATCACATATAGCATAATATTATGGGAAGAGACAGTGTTGTAAGCAGCATGATGATGGTGTATGGATATACATGTCATGAACAGTAACATCTCATCTGAGAAGCTTGACACGCTGGAATTTCACTAACTTGAAAACTCTCTATTAGAAGAATAGTATTAGATGTATTACAATAGTTATTAAATATCGAGTGAATTAGTTTGTTTCATCTATATATCATACTAAAATTTTTCAcagggttaagtacgattttaaTATCTAAGGTATAGGTcgaatttttttcgttttcactctttttttattcaaaattatctctaaaatttaaaaccaaattttaaaatagtccTTTTTActtaaatcttaaaattttgaaccaaattatttataacaaaaaattataaaataaaaaaaataagagaaagatAGTGTTTCTTCTTCTGCGAAGGGAGAAGGGGAGAAGAAGGAggataaagagaagaagaataatcATTTGTTCACTATCTATTTCTACCTCCGTTTCAGtcgtaaaaaatttaaaaccaaattaaatattaGGAACGATTTTAAAATCAGATTAAACCTTAGGACcattttgtatgaaaaaaatgttaaaagcaaaaaacatttttgacttatattttaaaaattaaaattgtactTAACCCTCTTTAAAAGATTATAATAAATAGAGTAATAGACCAAATATTTCAACAAAACTAAGTGTTATTGGTCAAATAATTtctaaagaacatgaaaaatggataaataaatttttttttcttatttagaTGAAAAAAAATAGCGTAGAActcattaaattttaattttttttaatctgaaaataaataaaaacatttaaatattaataaaattattaatttatcttttaattaataaaaaaatttaagaatattgatataattttattttattataatttttttatttttttatcaaagtaaattttttattttttttatcaaaataatttttttatttttttatttatttttttatccaaataaaaaataatacataaaaacattatatttttattttctatccaGTGTAAATGCAAAGTTCTATTGTCTAAAAAAGACCATGTATGAACACGTGGCAATATGAATAAGCCGTGTTTCTAGAAGGAACTGCATCCTTCTTTCAGCTCCCAGAAGGAACTCAATCACGATCACAATCAGCATCCATTTCCATTTGGATAACAGATgctgctttttgtttttgtagagagaaattcgaTTCAATAATTAATCCCAAAAGAATCCATCTTCAATTCCCCGCTTCCTCTCTTTTGAGTTCTCATCTCATCGCGAAAGAGAAATGTCAGCGTACAGATGGAAGAGCTTCGAGGAGAACGAGGACCGCCCCTCCAAACCTCGCCGCTACGGCGTCACCGAGATGAGAAGCCCTGATTACTCTCTCTTCAACCACAATGTTCTTCAGGTTAACATTAtcatgcattgcattgcattgcGTGCctctaatttaattatattaggCTTAAGTGGAGATTACgttaattaatcaattaattgattaattttaGGATATATTTGAATCAATGGGAGAGTACGTTGATGGATTGAAGTTTTCTGGAGGGTCTCACAGCTTGATGCCAAAGTCACTTCTCAAAGAAGTGATCGACATGGCTCATCACCACGATGTGTACGTTAGCACTGGTGATTGGGCTGAGCACACCATTCCCAAAGGCCCTTCTGCTTTCAAAGATTTTGTTGAGGTTTGAGTCTGAGAATTTTCTCTATTTGTTTCTAATTAGCTGTTTGTTATTGTTGTGCTAGGTCAATAATAATTTGCATGATTTATTGCTGTGACTTGTGACAGGAATGCAAGCAGATGGGTTTTGACACAATTGAGCTCAATGTGGGCTCACTTGGGATTCCCGAAGAGACTCTTCTCAGATTTGTCAGATTGATTAAGAGTGGTGGCATGAAAGCTAAGCCCCATTTTGAGGTCAAGATTAAGGAGTCTGATATTCCAAGAGGTCCTTATAGGGCTTTTGGGGCTTATATTCCTCCTTCAGCGCCCAGATCATCTGGTAAGCATATTTATATGCGTGCGTGCGCGCAAACGTGTGTGTGTGTATGATTTATGTTTTTATCTTGAGATGTAAACTTGTCTGATACCTGCTCATTCTACCTCATAATTGAATGGAAGCTCAGCTTTTAGCTCATAAAATGGTTAACTCGTATCTTTTTGGAGGGGAAAATAAATATAGCATGTCTCTGTTTTGCTCTATGCTCTTCCTTTTCTAATTTTGCTGAGTACAATGAGttgaaatgaaatgaaatatTGAAATTCAGAATGTCTGAGAGTTCAATTTGGATGATAAATTGTCTTTAAGCAGATGAATAAATGCAGTTAATAAGATAAgtttttattcatttaatttttcttttcttaaattttaaagttaGAATGTGTGTGGAATCAAATGGATGATGCAGAACATATTTTACCATGGTATTATCATCTTCCTCAGTAATTTGAATGCTGTATTAGAAAGCAGTAGCTTGTAGTTACTGGTGGTGTGCATGGTATCAATCCTTTTGGATTGAGGGCTAGTTGAGCATATAATGTGGATGTCAATTGGACAACCATCGTgatcaaatttgaaaaataagagtTTGAGTGTTGAAGTGAAGTTTATACCAAAATCTAAGGGTGATATAAGCGATGTAAGTTGTAAGGGCAGAGTATGATGATATAAATGTTCTGTACTTGTTAATGAAACacaaacacccaaaatcaccaTACAACAAAATATTAGTTTGACTTGTGTTGAAACTtttgccacagaatttgtggaAGATGTGGATCTCTTGATAAGAAGGGCTGAGAGATGTTTGGAAGCCGGTGCAGACATGATAATGATTGATGCTGATAATCTTTCCAAACATGCTGATAACATGCGCGCAGACCTTATAGCGAAGATCATAGGACGCCTTGGGATTGAGAAGACTATGTTTGAAGCATCAAATCAGAGAACATCCGAGTGGTTTATCAAACAATATGGTCCAAATGTAAATGAATACTCTCTACTATATGTTTATTTACATACCACATCTTCTATTGATATTAAGGGttttttcattcattttattttattgggaTATTAAACATATACTATACCTCTTTGATATGTTTCAGGTGAATCTCTTCATAGATCACTCGGATGTTGTTGATGTGGAATGCCTCCGAGGGCGCAACTTGGGAAGAAATCATGCATctgttcttggttcttcataTTTCCTGTTCTGAAGGGACATGAATTTGTGTAGCCCCTGTACTGGATTTGTTTGTCAAATGTAGAAGTCATGTGTGTTTGTTGTAGTgggtattaaaattaaaaacatctTTTAAAAAGTGGAGTGAAGACTGAAAATTCAGGAGGGGAGATAGAAGCATTTGTAATATATTCTCCAAGGAATGCATTTCCCTACTTGATTTTGTGTTGGATTATTCGTACAATATATAGCTCCTAATGTGAAGAAAACTTGAAATATTCTGAAAGCGATAATTTCATCATTTCTATTGTATGTGTTAGACTGCTACTCTACTAGAGTTGCCTTTTGCAAAGTCATCATGTGCGCATAGCTGTAATTTGCTTTGGACTTCTATCTCATAATTGTAGGCCAAATTAATGTGCATCAAGACAACCTCAAGTTAAACAAGGTGGTGTGGGATAGGCATAGGATTACTCCCTGAAAATTTTGATAGGTTAGTTATGAGTTATGACcttttaactaaattttattttattcgtTAAGGAAATAGTGTTAAAAGAAAATGGATATTGTAGCTTTTCAAAGTAGTTCCTATTATTCAACACATACAAAGCAACTTAAGAGATTCATATTTATTATTCTTTAAAATATGGGTGTGAACATAATAATTGATACTGgaaaaaatgataatatttatttgaatcaacaccataattttttttaaggattgaaaataaaaatcacAAATTCCCAATTTTATAAGtagaaaatttttatttaaagccTTGTGAcgtaaaaaatattaagaagaAAATACAGGCCAAGAACAGAAGAGTCGGGGAAGGTTGCAACCACAGGATTTAAAGAAGTTTTCTTTTGTGTTTGCATTAAAGTTGCAAGTTGCGACGAATCGTTGTCTATCCCCGCGGCATATTAGACTGTGTTCATCAGTTTTTGACATTGATGGATCTCATGCTTTCTCACCTAACATAACAATAAATACATTTCCGTTATTGTTTTTCTAATCTTCTTCTAGTTTATGCTGCTGAGCTACGTGCTCTTCATCGCGAATTGCATCACGACCTAATCTTCCCCTTCAGTTCAATTTAAATCAAGCCCGCCCTTCCGTTTTCACGGTAACGCCTTTTCTCCTCTTCCCTTTTATTCGATCTGTGTTTTCCTATGCGGTTTTGGTTTTGATTCGCTTTGCTTTGTGTCTTGGATTCTCTCTAGTCTCGGATTATGTTGTGTATACGTATGTGTTACCCGGAAAAGTTCAACGAAAAAACATTTTGTTGTATGAGCGTGGAGTAACTTTTGCTTAGATGAGACAATTTAATTCATGTCTCGATACTGCCTTAGTATTCACTGCTTGAATTTTCAGATCTGacgttgcatttgcatattaaTACGGGGTAGGGTTTCGGTAGATTCAATTTGTGGgcttaaattaattaatattctcATCCTGAATTTTGCGAAGGAATTATTATTCTCATTGGTGTGACCTTGGTTGAGAGTGGATGGTTTTTGTTTATCAACAGTATTGGTCCTTGGATTGTGTATCTTTTTTCCTGCCGTGGCTATTTCATTGATCTTGCTATGATAAGAAAATAGGTAAAAAATGATATTGCCGTTTGGTATAGAATTATAGATAGTGTCATAGTGAGATCTATGTTGTTCCATTGCAAGCCTACTGGCATTGTATGATGAGTTTAAGAGTAGTTACAATGGTCAGTGTTTTGATTAGGTGCTATTATTGCAATTTGCAATCAACAATTCTCTTATGAATTATATTCCCACTTTTGACTTCTTGTGATCACAGCTGTGTTGTATCTATCAACTTATTCTAGTGGTTGATACAATTGAGGATCAGGGTTTCAACAATAGAAGTGAAACAGGAAAATTGTGATAAATTATAAGCTACTTCTGCAGCATATTTGCCTTATAACAATTCATGTaatcatatataatatttgaacATGTTTTTCTGAGTGGGAAAAATGGTTTACCTTCTAttctatatatttaaaaaaggaACCAGTTTTGCAAGAGGGAAAATTGTCTTCTTTTCTTAGTTCTTGAGTCATTACATTGCTGAAGTATCACTGAAAAGAATGTTCCAGTGGTCTTCTGGggttgcattattattattttaatgtaGAAATATTATTTTCCATTGTGTTTTACTTCCAGCCGGCCTATGTCATCCGGTGAAAAATCTGGATGAGTCTATTTTCTTCTAGAGTCtaatgataaaatatattttgctGAGGCTCTCTGTTTTTTATGACAATTGATGTTGCTAtcattgtttattttatttattctagcATGAAATTTATAGACTACTTTTACCATATTGTTTTCCATCATGGTTGAACTTGAAAGCTGCAGTTTCCAGTTTGGTTGCCATTTTCCATTATTCAACATATGTGGATTTCTCCAATTcttaaatattttgaatttcCAAAGCGATGGATGTGTAACTAGTTGAATCTACTTTCATCAGTCTCATGCATTGATATCTATAAATTAGGTTTTATTTGAGAACTGAATGTAATTCACCAGAGAAAGAAATTGTGTAATTTTAGACTTTTCAATTTTCCTATCATCTTGCTTGATGTACACCGATGAAATGAGTGTGATTCATGGCTTTTATTGAGCTATGGATGCTTTCATATTTAGTTGCATGAACATCCCGTTGTTCTTTATTTAAGGCCAAGTCAAGAAGACAATTCACTACATTTTCCGAACTCAAGTTTTGAGTGGAATGTGATTCTGATGTCATTTCTCTAAGCCCCAAAAgaatagaaataaaaatgaaCCATTTCATTATATTTTCTGTGAAGCCAAAGATATGTGTGTATTGGATATTTACAAATTACAAATGTTTGACATGACATGCAGCTTCTGGCAAGCTCCGATGAGGTCACCATCTTTCAGGAGGCCGTTCTCAAAGAATGAACTGGGAAGTTGGTCAACACTCATGGAGAGGCACCGGTTCCTCTTGTCAGCTCTTGTTCTACTAGTTCTCCTTTGTAGTGTTTATCTTTACTTTGCTGTCACATTAGGAGCCAGTGACATTTGCTCTGGGTTGACAGGACCTGAGAAAGCTTCATGTCATGTGCAGCATCTTAAGGCTTCTGTTGCCAAGGGTAAACTGAAACATCTTTGACATTTGTGATTTGAATATTATTTTTGGTGGAGATTGTGTTAGGTGACATGAAATGGAAACATACTCAGgtatagtcaccaaaaaaaaaaaaaaaatactcagGTATAATCATTGTGTTATATGTATACATAGTATTTATCTTGGTTATTGTGAGCACAAATGCATACAGATTACAGACCTTGTATAATGAAGCTATCCCTTGATTGTTTCCTTTTAGCTGATTGTTCTAATCTGCCTAATTTAAGAACGTCCTTAGTACCAAAAATTATAGTTGTCAAATCTTGAATTATATCGTGAACCGTTCAACCAGATTTTGGATCCTGCATTATTTGTATCAAGCGATTTTGAAGCATACTcataaaaataacaaactaactaaaaaaaaaaaatttaaattcctagaataataaaataaatactttgaattgcatataaacaattaaaatttcagtatATCTTTGAAGTA is a window from the Arachis stenosperma cultivar V10309 chromosome 3, arast.V10309.gnm1.PFL2, whole genome shotgun sequence genome containing:
- the LOC130969179 gene encoding protein HEAT-STRESS-ASSOCIATED 32 produces the protein MSAYRWKSFEENEDRPSKPRRYGVTEMRSPDYSLFNHNVLQDIFESMGEYVDGLKFSGGSHSLMPKSLLKEVIDMAHHHDVYVSTGDWAEHTIPKGPSAFKDFVEECKQMGFDTIELNVGSLGIPEETLLRFVRLIKSGGMKAKPHFEVKIKESDIPRGPYRAFGAYIPPSAPRSSEFVEDVDLLIRRAERCLEAGADMIMIDADNLSKHADNMRADLIAKIIGRLGIEKTMFEASNQRTSEWFIKQYGPNVNLFIDHSDVVDVECLRGRNLGRNHASVLGSSYFLF
- the LOC130967897 gene encoding uncharacterized protein LOC130967897 produces the protein MRSPSFRRPFSKNELGSWSTLMERHRFLLSALVLLVLLCSVYLYFAVTLGASDICSGLTGPEKASCHVQHLKASVAKGKLKHL